From the Lathyrus oleraceus cultivar Zhongwan6 chromosome 4, CAAS_Psat_ZW6_1.0, whole genome shotgun sequence genome, one window contains:
- the LOC127137954 gene encoding uncharacterized protein LOC127137954, which yields MTDIPTGGVRTLHMEVGIFGFDYDQMIGNEDFMQVFSHEEIGVNVVNTYIRFLYDKLMRPNGLDVSFGFLAPATVNLVLILNRPDTVTEYVLRILMDNKDAEKLFFIPFNTGGHWLLLAINPIREIVYYLDSLGNDWTTYPDMKVLIDTVLQAFRAQRVIQTSRRAIKDQ from the exons atgaccgatataccgaccggaggtgttcggaccctacatatggaggtagggattttcggctttgattacgaccaaatgattggtaatgaagacttcatgcaagtttttagtcatgaagaaatcggcgtcaacgttgtcaatacatatattag gtttttgtatgacaaattgatgcgccccaatggtttggacgtgtcattcggattcttagcacccgcgaccgtcaacttagttttaatcttaaatagaccggataccgtgacggagtacgttcttcggatcctcatggacaataaagatgcggagaagttgttttttataccgtttaataccgg tggacattggttgttgctcgcaatcaatcctatccgagaaattgtgtattatcttgactcgttaggaaatgattggacaacatacccggatatgaaggtcctaattgacac cgtcctacaagcttttcgggcccaacgagttatccaaacctcaaggaggg CTATTAAAGATCAATGA